In a genomic window of Bordetella petrii:
- a CDS encoding c-type cytochrome, with protein MKLRTSLSALAMVASCSVAGQAAAADAAPVGNAQNARDKISMCIGCHGIKGYKASFPELYHVPMIAGQNAKYIEAALHEYKKGARSHPTMDAIAGSLSDQDIADLAAYYSNLK; from the coding sequence ATGAAGTTGAGAACCTCTCTGTCCGCGCTGGCCATGGTGGCGTCCTGTTCGGTCGCCGGTCAGGCGGCTGCTGCCGATGCAGCGCCGGTCGGCAACGCCCAGAATGCCCGCGACAAAATCTCCATGTGCATCGGCTGCCATGGCATCAAGGGCTACAAAGCCAGTTTCCCCGAGCTGTACCACGTTCCGATGATCGCCGGGCAAAACGCCAAGTACATCGAAGCGGCCCTCCACGAGTACAAGAAAGGCGCGCGTAGCCATCCCACCATGGATGCCATCGCCGGCAGCCTCAGCGACCAGGACATCGCCGACCTGGCCGCGTACTACTCCAATCTCAAGTGA
- a CDS encoding c-type cytochrome → MKRYMLTLAGAVLAVAGSAAQAQDLAAGKAVFDKFNCASCHGADAKTPVDPAYPILAGQHADYLEQALKSYKRGAAGAPASSNVRKNPIMGAFAAQLSDQDIEHVTAWLASQPSDLGVRK, encoded by the coding sequence ATGAAACGCTATATGCTGACGCTCGCGGGCGCCGTCCTGGCCGTTGCCGGCAGTGCCGCGCAGGCGCAAGACCTGGCCGCCGGCAAGGCGGTGTTCGACAAGTTCAACTGCGCGTCGTGCCACGGCGCCGACGCCAAGACGCCGGTCGACCCGGCCTATCCGATCCTGGCCGGCCAGCATGCCGACTACCTCGAACAGGCGCTGAAGTCGTACAAGCGCGGCGCCGCGGGCGCGCCGGCTTCGTCGAATGTGCGCAAGAACCCCATCATGGGCGCGTTCGCCGCGCAGTTGTCCGACCAGGACATCGAGCACGTCACCGCCTGGCTGGCGTCGCAGCCCAGCGACCTGGGCGTGCGCAAATAA
- a CDS encoding DUF1841 family protein translates to MFNPSRDQVREFFIEAWRKHRAGEVLTPLESMALDWVLEHPEYYGDLEHPEAMTAEYPVEQGRTNPFLHLSMHLAIAEQLSIDHPRGIRAAYQRLVNRTDAHQAAHEIMECLGQVVWEAQRLGTPLDSDAYIELIRQRAQR, encoded by the coding sequence ATGTTCAACCCTTCCCGCGACCAAGTCCGCGAGTTCTTCATCGAGGCCTGGCGCAAACACCGCGCCGGCGAGGTCCTGACGCCCCTTGAATCCATGGCGCTGGACTGGGTTCTCGAACACCCCGAATACTACGGCGACCTCGAACACCCCGAAGCCATGACGGCCGAATACCCGGTCGAACAGGGCCGCACCAACCCGTTCCTGCATCTATCGATGCACCTGGCCATCGCCGAGCAGTTGTCCATCGACCACCCGCGCGGCATCCGCGCGGCGTACCAGCGGCTGGTCAACCGCACCGACGCGCACCAGGCCGCGCACGAAATCATGGAATGCCTGGGCCAGGTGGTCTGGGAAGCGCAACGCCTGGGCACGCCGCTCGACAGCGACGCCTATATCGAACTGATCCGCCAGCGCGCGCAACGCTAG
- the icd gene encoding NADP-dependent isocitrate dehydrogenase, which translates to MSYQHIKVPAGGQKITVNADYSLNVPDQAIVPYIEGDGTGADITPVMIKVVDAAVQKAYGGKRKIHWMEVYAGEKATKVYGPDVWLPDETLEVVKDYVVSIKGPLTTPVGGGIRSLNVALRQQLDLYVCLRPVRYFKGVPSPVREPEKTDMVIFRENSEDIYAGIEYQAETEQAKELIQFLQTKLGVKKIRFPNTSSIGIKPVSREGTERLVRKAMQYAIDNDRASVTLVHKGNIMKFTEGGFRDWGYELAQKEFGAQLIDGGPWCKFKNPKTGREIIVKDSIADAFLQQILLRPAEYDVIATLNLNGDYISDALAAQVGGIGIAPGANLSDSVAMFEATHGTAPKYAGKDYVNPGSEILSAEMMLRHMGWTEAADLIIASMEKSILSKQVTYDFARLLEGATQVSCSGFGQVMIDNM; encoded by the coding sequence ATGTCCTACCAACATATCAAGGTTCCCGCAGGGGGCCAGAAAATCACGGTCAACGCCGACTACTCGCTGAACGTGCCCGACCAGGCCATCGTTCCGTACATCGAAGGTGACGGCACGGGCGCCGACATCACCCCCGTCATGATCAAGGTCGTGGACGCTGCCGTGCAGAAAGCCTACGGCGGCAAGCGCAAGATCCACTGGATGGAAGTCTACGCCGGCGAGAAGGCCACCAAGGTGTATGGCCCCGATGTCTGGCTGCCCGACGAAACCCTCGAAGTGGTCAAAGACTACGTCGTGTCGATCAAAGGCCCCCTGACCACCCCGGTGGGCGGCGGCATCCGTTCGCTGAACGTGGCCCTGCGCCAGCAGCTCGACCTGTACGTCTGCCTGCGTCCGGTGCGTTACTTCAAGGGCGTGCCTTCGCCCGTGCGCGAGCCCGAAAAGACCGACATGGTCATTTTCCGCGAGAACTCCGAAGACATCTACGCCGGCATCGAATACCAGGCTGAAACCGAGCAGGCCAAGGAACTGATCCAGTTCCTGCAGACCAAGCTGGGCGTCAAGAAAATCCGCTTCCCGAACACCTCGTCGATCGGCATCAAGCCCGTGTCGCGCGAAGGCACCGAACGCCTGGTCCGCAAGGCCATGCAGTACGCCATCGACAACGACCGCGCCTCGGTCACGCTGGTGCACAAGGGCAACATCATGAAGTTCACCGAAGGTGGCTTCCGCGACTGGGGCTACGAGCTGGCCCAGAAAGAATTCGGCGCCCAGCTGATCGACGGCGGCCCGTGGTGCAAATTCAAGAATCCCAAGACGGGTCGCGAGATCATCGTCAAGGATTCCATCGCCGATGCCTTCCTGCAGCAGATCCTGCTGCGCCCGGCCGAATACGACGTCATCGCCACGCTGAACCTGAACGGCGACTACATCTCCGACGCCCTGGCCGCCCAGGTCGGCGGTATCGGCATCGCCCCGGGCGCCAACCTGTCCGACTCGGTGGCCATGTTCGAAGCCACCCACGGCACCGCGCCCAAGTACGCTGGCAAAGACTACGTCAACCCCGGTTCCGAGATCCTGTCGGCCGAAATGATGCTGCGCCACATGGGCTGGACCGAAGCGGCTGACCTCATTATCGCCAGCATGGAAAAATCCATTCTGTCCAAGCAGGTCACGTACGACTTCGCGCGCCTGCTCGAAGGCGCCACCCAAGTGTCGTGCTCGGGCTTCGGCCAGGTAATGATCGACAATATGTAA
- a CDS encoding porin, with protein MKLTKTLLAGAILAGIGGTAYAETSVTLYGLIDVGITYQRGKVGTDDVNRPQYGGDYQSRIGMTDGIQSGSRWGLRGTEDLGDGLSAVFVLESGFGARNGESKQGDRLFGRQATIGLNHESFGRLDLGRQTNIASKYFADIDPFSLSYLNSTMGSAFSAADTVRYDNMVMYQTPSWSGFQAGVGYSFSTDDVEGPTGFEEDDNNRAITAGVRYVGGPLQVAFTYDQQFRAPSQPQPQQFILGAAYDFEVLKLSLAYGRTKDGVFLGQGFDLGGGAANPNTPAKGLGNTNDRFTWDGLKINSYLVGVSAPIGGASNVFASWQRADPNKGLENMDIYSVGYTYDLSKRTNLYAVGSYADGYAFVDGNKMTTVGVGLRHRF; from the coding sequence ATGAAACTAACAAAAACCTTGCTCGCCGGCGCAATTCTTGCCGGTATCGGCGGCACTGCGTACGCTGAGACGTCGGTGACTTTGTACGGCTTGATTGACGTCGGGATCACCTATCAGCGCGGCAAAGTTGGCACCGACGACGTTAATCGCCCGCAATATGGTGGCGACTACCAATCCCGCATCGGTATGACCGACGGCATCCAGAGCGGCTCGCGCTGGGGCCTGCGCGGCACCGAAGACCTGGGCGACGGCCTGTCGGCGGTGTTCGTCCTGGAAAGCGGCTTCGGCGCCCGCAACGGCGAAAGCAAACAGGGCGATCGCCTGTTTGGCCGCCAAGCCACCATCGGCCTGAATCACGAATCGTTCGGCCGCCTCGACCTGGGCCGCCAGACCAACATCGCGTCGAAGTACTTCGCCGATATCGACCCGTTCTCGCTCAGCTACCTGAACTCCACCATGGGTTCGGCGTTCAGCGCGGCCGACACGGTTCGCTATGACAACATGGTGATGTACCAGACCCCCAGCTGGAGCGGCTTCCAGGCTGGCGTGGGCTACTCATTCTCGACCGACGACGTCGAAGGCCCGACCGGCTTCGAAGAAGACGACAACAACCGCGCCATCACGGCCGGTGTGCGCTACGTGGGCGGCCCGCTGCAAGTGGCCTTCACGTATGACCAGCAATTCCGCGCGCCCAGCCAGCCCCAGCCCCAGCAGTTCATCCTGGGCGCTGCCTACGACTTTGAAGTGCTGAAGCTGTCGCTGGCCTATGGCCGCACCAAGGACGGCGTGTTCCTGGGCCAGGGCTTCGACCTGGGCGGCGGCGCCGCCAACCCGAACACCCCCGCCAAGGGCCTGGGCAACACCAACGACCGTTTCACCTGGGACGGCCTGAAAATCAATTCGTACCTGGTTGGCGTGAGCGCGCCCATCGGTGGCGCCAGCAACGTGTTCGCCTCGTGGCAGCGCGCCGATCCGAACAAGGGTCTGGAAAACATGGACATCTACAGCGTGGGCTATACCTACGACCTGTCCAAGCGCACCAACCTGTATGCGGTGGGCTCGTATGCCGACGGCTATGCTTTCGTCGACGGCAACAAGATGACCACGGTCGGCGTCGGCCTGCGTCACCGCTTCTGA
- a CDS encoding DUF4212 domain-containing protein: MPDTRTSPSPAARRYWRRNLALIAVLTACWAALTFLPAFFARELMFDFIGWPFSFWMAAYGAPLSYLALIAIYARLMNRADRRARRDGERGG; encoded by the coding sequence ATGCCGGATACCCGCACCTCTCCCTCTCCGGCCGCCCGGCGTTATTGGCGGCGCAACCTGGCCCTGATCGCCGTGCTTACGGCCTGTTGGGCTGCGCTGACCTTCCTGCCCGCCTTTTTTGCCCGCGAACTCATGTTCGATTTCATCGGCTGGCCGTTTTCTTTCTGGATGGCGGCCTACGGCGCGCCGCTGTCGTACCTGGCGCTGATCGCCATCTATGCCCGCCTGATGAACCGCGCCGACCGGCGTGCCCGCCGTGACGGCGAGCGGGGCGGTTAA
- a CDS encoding sodium:solute symporter family protein: MPFTGDNPRQFEIRLRRIYVLYTAGFALLIVLLALAEVAGMARNWIGYVFLLVTVSLYAGIGIVCRTSDQVEYYVAGRRVPAFYNGMATAADWMSVASFIGVAGTLYLTGYGGLAYIMGWTGGYVLVALLLAPYLRKFGQYTIPDFMGARYGGNLARLAGVACAVLCSFTYLVAQIYGVGIITTRMTGISFELGIFVALGGMLVCSFLGGMRAVTWTQVGQYIILVVAYLVPVVWLSVKHTGMPLPQLSAGTVLQQVTEREAQLGKDVSELQVRQLWKARADEMTQRLQALPESWEQEKDRLRDRLAKLTSADAPMVEIRTLERELEAYPASVDQARAAWSQARAIYEARGSPPVPHAEPFPAKDPKERREMRVNFLALVLCLMLGTAGMPHILMRSYTTPSVSEARRSVCWSLLFILLLYFMAPALALLVKYEVYTQVVGSEFAALPSWVHAWSAVDINLLDLLDVNRDGTVQLGEITMGADVVVLAMPEIGGLPYVVSGLVAAGGLAAALSTADGLLLTLSNSLSHDMWYRLVSPRMSAARRVMVSKILLLAVAFGAAWVAARKPADILFMVSAAFSFAASSFFPALVMGIFWRRANKWGATLGMLAGLAATFGYMAHTHPWLREWVFGVDRAQPMELWWGIQPVAAGVFGAPVAFLTIIVVSLLTPPPDRATAMLVQYLREPDGPPSPLP; encoded by the coding sequence ATGCCTTTTACCGGCGACAACCCCCGTCAGTTCGAGATACGGCTGCGCCGCATCTATGTCCTGTATACGGCCGGTTTTGCCCTGCTGATCGTGCTGCTGGCGCTGGCCGAGGTGGCGGGCATGGCTCGCAACTGGATCGGCTACGTGTTCCTGCTGGTCACGGTCAGCCTGTATGCCGGCATTGGCATTGTCTGCCGCACGTCTGACCAGGTCGAGTACTACGTGGCAGGGCGGCGCGTGCCGGCCTTCTACAACGGCATGGCCACCGCCGCCGACTGGATGTCGGTGGCATCGTTCATCGGCGTGGCGGGCACGCTGTACCTGACCGGCTACGGCGGCCTGGCCTATATCATGGGCTGGACGGGCGGCTATGTACTGGTGGCGCTGCTGCTGGCGCCCTATCTGCGCAAATTCGGCCAGTACACCATTCCCGATTTCATGGGCGCCCGCTACGGAGGTAACCTGGCGCGGCTGGCGGGTGTGGCCTGCGCGGTACTCTGCTCGTTCACGTATCTGGTGGCGCAGATCTACGGCGTGGGCATCATCACCACGCGCATGACCGGCATTTCGTTCGAGCTGGGCATTTTCGTGGCGCTGGGCGGCATGCTGGTGTGTTCTTTCCTGGGCGGCATGCGCGCGGTCACCTGGACCCAGGTGGGGCAGTACATCATTCTGGTGGTGGCGTACCTGGTGCCGGTCGTGTGGCTGTCGGTCAAGCATACGGGCATGCCGCTGCCGCAATTGTCGGCCGGCACGGTGCTGCAACAGGTTACCGAGCGCGAGGCCCAGCTGGGCAAAGACGTTTCCGAGCTGCAGGTGCGGCAGCTGTGGAAGGCCCGGGCCGATGAAATGACGCAGCGCCTGCAGGCCCTGCCGGAATCCTGGGAACAGGAAAAAGACCGCCTGCGCGACCGGCTGGCAAAGCTGACCTCGGCCGATGCGCCCATGGTCGAGATCCGCACCCTGGAGCGCGAGCTTGAGGCGTACCCCGCAAGCGTCGATCAAGCCCGCGCGGCCTGGTCGCAGGCCCGCGCTATCTACGAGGCGCGCGGTTCGCCGCCGGTGCCGCATGCCGAGCCGTTTCCCGCTAAAGATCCCAAAGAGCGGCGGGAAATGCGGGTGAATTTCCTGGCCCTGGTGCTGTGCCTGATGCTGGGCACGGCGGGCATGCCGCATATATTGATGCGTTCATACACCACGCCGTCGGTGAGCGAGGCGCGCCGCTCGGTGTGCTGGTCGCTGCTGTTCATCCTGCTGCTGTATTTCATGGCGCCGGCGCTGGCGTTGCTGGTCAAGTATGAGGTCTACACCCAGGTGGTGGGCTCGGAGTTCGCGGCGCTGCCCAGCTGGGTACATGCCTGGAGCGCGGTCGACATCAACCTGCTAGACCTGCTGGACGTCAACCGCGACGGCACGGTGCAGCTGGGCGAGATCACCATGGGGGCCGACGTGGTGGTGTTGGCCATGCCGGAGATCGGCGGCCTGCCTTATGTGGTGTCGGGCCTGGTGGCGGCGGGCGGGCTGGCGGCCGCGCTGTCCACGGCCGACGGTCTGCTGCTGACCCTGTCCAACTCGCTGTCGCACGATATGTGGTACCGGCTGGTGTCGCCGCGCATGTCGGCCGCGCGCCGCGTGATGGTGTCCAAGATACTGCTGCTGGCGGTGGCGTTCGGGGCGGCGTGGGTGGCGGCCCGTAAGCCGGCCGACATTCTGTTCATGGTGTCGGCGGCATTTTCGTTTGCGGCCTCGTCGTTCTTCCCCGCCCTGGTAATGGGCATATTCTGGCGCCGCGCCAACAAGTGGGGCGCCACGCTGGGCATGCTGGCGGGCCTGGCGGCAACCTTCGGCTACATGGCGCACACCCATCCGTGGCTGCGCGAATGGGTATTCGGCGTGGATCGGGCGCAGCCGATGGAGTTGTGGTGGGGCATACAGCCCGTGGCGGCCGGCGTATTCGGCGCGCCGGTGGCCTTCCTGACGATTATCGTGGTGTCGTTGCTGACGCCGCCGCCCGATCGGGCCACGGCAATGCTGGTGCAGTACCTGCGCGAGCCCGACGGCCCGCCGTCGCCGCTGCCGTGA
- a CDS encoding DMT family transporter, whose product MKWLYLGIAIVAEIIATSALKSAEGFTRLLPSLVTVAGYAVAFYFLALTLREIPVGIAYAIWSGVGIVLISLVGALFFKQHLDGPALLGIALILAGVVIMNVFSKSVGH is encoded by the coding sequence ATGAAGTGGCTGTACCTGGGTATTGCCATCGTGGCCGAGATCATCGCCACCAGCGCCCTGAAAAGCGCCGAGGGCTTCACCCGGCTGCTGCCTTCGCTGGTCACGGTGGCCGGCTACGCCGTGGCTTTCTATTTCCTGGCGCTGACGCTGCGCGAGATTCCGGTGGGCATCGCCTACGCCATCTGGTCCGGGGTGGGCATCGTGCTGATCTCGCTGGTGGGCGCGCTGTTCTTCAAGCAGCACCTCGACGGCCCCGCCCTGCTGGGCATCGCGCTGATTCTCGCGGGCGTGGTCATCATGAACGTGTTTTCGAAATCGGTGGGCCACTGA
- a CDS encoding Smr/MutS family protein, giving the protein MRSSKGGLADLKRLHQAARQARAEAEQAARQAAAAPARAADDADAFRHATQAVTPLKHTGRRAPAPPAAAPASAAVAMRRAAAVGENPARADAGVSDGGDVAHLLSEGGTAFVRADAAPDTARNLRRGQWPAGAELDLHGLRVEQARHAVLSFLDECLEHGIRCVRIVHGKGYGSQGLEPVLKDKVRTWLVQKPDVMAFSQAPEREGGAGALLVLLRQTTARRP; this is encoded by the coding sequence ATGCGCAGTAGCAAAGGCGGCCTGGCCGACCTGAAGCGCCTGCATCAGGCCGCCCGCCAGGCCCGGGCCGAAGCCGAGCAGGCCGCCCGCCAGGCGGCCGCCGCGCCCGCCCGCGCTGCCGACGACGCCGACGCCTTTCGGCACGCCACCCAGGCGGTCACCCCCCTCAAACACACGGGCCGCCGTGCGCCTGCGCCGCCCGCGGCGGCCCCGGCCAGCGCCGCCGTGGCCATGCGCCGCGCGGCCGCGGTGGGCGAAAACCCCGCGCGCGCCGATGCCGGCGTTTCCGACGGCGGCGACGTGGCGCACCTGCTGTCCGAAGGCGGCACCGCGTTCGTGCGCGCCGACGCCGCTCCCGACACCGCGCGCAACCTGCGCCGCGGCCAATGGCCGGCCGGCGCCGAACTCGACCTGCACGGCCTGCGGGTCGAACAGGCCCGCCACGCCGTGCTGTCGTTCCTGGACGAATGCCTGGAGCACGGCATCCGCTGCGTGCGCATCGTGCACGGCAAAGGCTATGGCTCGCAGGGGCTGGAACCCGTGCTGAAAGACAAGGTGCGCACCTGGCTGGTGCAGAAACCCGACGTCATGGCGTTCTCGCAAGCGCCCGAGCGCGAAGGCGGCGCCGGCGCCCTCCTGGTGCTGCTGCGCCAGACTACCGCGAGGCGCCCATGA
- the trxB gene encoding thioredoxin-disulfide reductase codes for MPTPKHAKVLILGSGPAGYTAAVYAARANLAPVLVTGLAQGGQLMTTTDVDNWPADATGVQGPDLMQRFQQHAERFNTDIVFDHIAKVDLSQRPFTLTGDTGNVYTCDALIIATGASAKYLGLPSEEAFMGRGVSGCATCDGFFYKNQDVVVVGGGNTAVEEALYLSNICRKVTLIHRRDKFRAEPILVDKLMDKVENGNMELKLFHTLDEVLGDDSGVTGVRVRHTDTGATEDLPVTGAFIAIGHQPNTGIFEGQLDMKDGYIVTKSGLSGMATMTSVPGVFAAGDVQDHVYRQAITSAGTGCMAALDAQRWLENAQ; via the coding sequence ATGCCCACGCCCAAACACGCTAAAGTTTTGATACTCGGATCCGGCCCCGCCGGTTACACCGCCGCCGTCTATGCGGCGCGGGCCAATCTGGCTCCGGTACTTGTTACAGGTCTGGCCCAAGGGGGCCAGCTCATGACCACCACCGACGTCGACAACTGGCCGGCCGACGCCACCGGCGTCCAGGGCCCCGACCTGATGCAGCGCTTCCAGCAACACGCCGAGCGCTTTAATACCGACATCGTCTTTGACCACATCGCCAAGGTGGACTTGTCGCAGCGGCCCTTCACCCTGACCGGCGACACCGGCAATGTGTACACCTGCGACGCCCTCATCATCGCCACCGGCGCCTCGGCCAAGTACCTGGGCCTGCCCTCCGAAGAGGCCTTCATGGGCCGCGGCGTATCGGGATGCGCCACCTGCGACGGGTTTTTCTACAAAAACCAGGACGTCGTCGTGGTGGGCGGCGGCAACACGGCCGTAGAAGAAGCCCTGTACCTGTCGAACATCTGCCGCAAGGTTACGCTGATTCACCGCCGCGACAAATTCCGCGCCGAGCCCATCCTGGTCGACAAGCTGATGGACAAGGTCGAGAATGGCAACATGGAGCTGAAGCTGTTCCACACCCTCGACGAAGTCCTGGGCGACGACAGCGGCGTCACCGGCGTGCGCGTACGCCACACCGACACCGGCGCCACCGAAGACCTGCCCGTCACCGGCGCTTTCATCGCCATCGGCCACCAGCCCAACACCGGCATCTTCGAAGGCCAGCTCGACATGAAAGACGGCTACATCGTCACCAAGAGCGGCCTGTCCGGCATGGCCACCATGACCTCGGTGCCCGGCGTGTTCGCCGCCGGCGACGTGCAAGACCACGTGTACCGCCAGGCTATCACCAGCGCCGGCACGGGCTGCATGGCCGCCCTCGACGCGCAACGGTGGCTGGAGAATGCGCAGTAG
- a CDS encoding DNA translocase FtsK: MPRISTASPRASRNTRNGPSPLQTRLSALLREARWILFAALAAWLALVLATWSPADPGWSHSVPGGVIHNRGGTLGAYLSDILLYLFGYSAWWWVVLLLHRVRAGYRRLASHLRAPDGKQPEVLPRVHWEEGVGFFLVLVGSLGIEALRLYSWGMHLPGGTDGESGAGGVIGQMLASALAEGVGFTGGTLALLVLLAVGLSLFFSFSWLHVAERVGAWLEGLVRRARDSYTARQDRKVGEVAKAVRTEQVEAKHEKLTHEQPVRIEPAITVVPRSDRVEKEKQQTLFAPPAGEGDLPAISLLDPPAANQETVSAETIEFTSRLIEKKLADFGVNVTVVAAQAGPVITRYEIEPATGVKGSQIVNLAKDLARALSLVSIRVVETIPGKNLMGLELPNPRRQMVKLSEILGSQTYHASHSVVTMALGKDIAGNPVVADLAKMPHLLVAGTTGSGKSVGINAMILSLLYKAGAADTRLILIDPKMLEMSVYEGIPHLLAPVVTDMRHAANALNWCVGEMEKRYRLMSKMGVRNLAGYNTKIRDAIKREEPIPNPFSLTPDQPEPLSPLPTIVVVIDELADLMMVVGKKIEELIARLAQKARAAGIHLILATQRPSVDVITGLIKANIPTRIAFQVSSKIDSRTILDQMGAETLLGQGDMLYMPPGTGLPVRVHGAFVSDDEVHRVVEHLKAQGEPNYVEGLLEGALEGETGDGVGSVTGMTDSESDPMYDQACEVVLKHRRASISLVQRHLRIGYNRAARLLEQMEQSGMVSAMQSNGNREILVPSKEEA; encoded by the coding sequence ATGCCGCGTATTTCAACTGCTTCCCCGCGCGCCTCGCGCAACACCCGAAACGGCCCTTCGCCGCTGCAGACGCGACTCTCCGCGTTGCTGCGCGAAGCCCGCTGGATTCTGTTCGCCGCGCTGGCTGCCTGGCTGGCCCTGGTGCTGGCCACCTGGTCGCCCGCCGACCCGGGCTGGTCGCATTCCGTGCCCGGCGGCGTCATCCATAACCGGGGCGGCACACTGGGCGCCTACCTGTCCGACATCCTGCTGTACCTGTTCGGCTATTCGGCCTGGTGGTGGGTCGTGCTGCTGCTGCATCGCGTGCGGGCCGGCTACCGCCGCCTGGCCAGCCACTTGCGCGCGCCCGATGGCAAGCAGCCCGAAGTCCTGCCGCGCGTGCACTGGGAAGAGGGCGTCGGTTTCTTCCTGGTGCTGGTGGGTTCGCTGGGCATCGAGGCGCTGCGCCTGTACAGCTGGGGCATGCATTTGCCGGGCGGCACCGATGGCGAAAGCGGGGCCGGCGGCGTCATCGGCCAGATGCTGGCCAGCGCGCTGGCCGAGGGCGTGGGCTTTACCGGCGGCACGCTGGCGCTGCTGGTGCTGCTGGCCGTGGGCCTGAGCCTGTTTTTCTCGTTTTCGTGGTTGCACGTGGCTGAACGGGTTGGCGCCTGGCTCGAAGGCCTGGTGCGGCGCGCGCGCGACTCTTATACCGCGCGCCAGGACCGCAAGGTCGGCGAGGTCGCCAAGGCGGTGCGCACCGAGCAGGTAGAGGCCAAGCACGAAAAACTCACCCACGAACAGCCCGTGCGCATCGAGCCGGCCATTACGGTGGTGCCGCGCTCTGACCGGGTCGAAAAAGAAAAGCAGCAGACATTGTTCGCCCCGCCCGCCGGCGAAGGGGACCTGCCGGCCATCAGTCTGCTCGACCCGCCGGCGGCCAACCAGGAAACCGTGTCGGCCGAGACCATCGAATTCACTTCGCGCCTCATCGAAAAGAAACTGGCCGATTTCGGCGTCAACGTTACCGTGGTGGCGGCTCAGGCCGGCCCGGTGATCACCCGCTACGAAATCGAGCCCGCCACGGGCGTGAAGGGCAGCCAGATCGTCAACCTGGCCAAAGACCTGGCGCGCGCGCTCAGCCTGGTCAGCATCCGCGTGGTGGAAACCATTCCTGGCAAGAACCTCATGGGGCTCGAACTGCCCAACCCGCGCCGGCAAATGGTGAAGCTGTCCGAAATCCTCGGCTCGCAAACCTATCACGCCAGCCATTCGGTCGTGACCATGGCGCTGGGCAAAGACATCGCGGGCAACCCGGTGGTGGCCGACCTGGCCAAGATGCCCCACCTGCTGGTGGCGGGCACCACCGGCTCGGGCAAGTCGGTGGGCATCAACGCCATGATCCTGTCGCTGCTGTACAAGGCCGGCGCGGCCGATACGCGGCTGATCCTGATCGACCCCAAAATGCTCGAAATGAGCGTCTACGAGGGCATTCCGCACTTGCTGGCGCCGGTGGTCACCGACATGCGCCACGCCGCCAACGCCCTGAACTGGTGCGTGGGCGAAATGGAAAAGCGCTATCGCCTGATGAGCAAGATGGGCGTGCGCAACCTGGCGGGCTACAACACCAAGATCCGCGACGCCATCAAGCGCGAAGAACCCATTCCCAATCCGTTCTCGCTTACGCCCGACCAGCCCGAGCCATTGTCGCCGCTGCCCACCATCGTGGTGGTCATCGACGAACTGGCTGACCTGATGATGGTGGTGGGCAAGAAAATCGAAGAGCTCATCGCCCGCCTGGCGCAAAAGGCGCGCGCGGCCGGCATCCATCTCATCCTGGCCACCCAGCGGCCCAGCGTCGATGTCATTACCGGCCTGATCAAGGCCAACATCCCGACCCGCATCGCGTTCCAGGTGTCGTCCAAGATCGACTCGCGCACCATTCTTGACCAGATGGGCGCCGAAACCCTGCTGGGGCAGGGCGACATGCTGTACATGCCGCCGGGCACCGGCCTGCCGGTGCGGGTGCACGGCGCCTTCGTCAGCGACGACGAAGTGCACCGCGTGGTCGAGCACCTTAAGGCCCAGGGCGAACCCAACTATGTCGAGGGCCTGCTCGAAGGCGCGCTCGAAGGCGAGACCGGCGACGGCGTGGGCAGCGTCACGGGCATGACCGACTCCGAAAGCGACCCCATGTACGACCAGGCCTGCGAAGTGGTGCTGAAGCACCGCCGTGCCTCGATTTCGCTGGTGCAGCGCCATTTGCGCATTGGTTACAACCGTGCCGCACGGTTACTCGAGCAAATGGAGCAATCGGGTATGGTGTCGGCAATGCAATCCAACGGCAACCGCGAAATCCTGGTGCCGTCCAAAGAGGAAGCCTGA